One Acidimicrobiia bacterium genomic region harbors:
- a CDS encoding adenylosuccinate lyase, translating to MENVLASRYASAPMVDLWSTTGKIILERQLWIAVMEAQKELGLDISDQTLADYQAVVEQVDLASIRKREEVTRHDVKARIEEFCALAGHEQIHKGMTSRDLTENVEQLQVRRGLEIILDRVVAALARLGALAAEHRDQTMVGRTHNVPAQATTLGKRFATVAEELLLAHQHLADLLATYPLRGLKGPVGTQQDQLDFFDGDIDKVEQLENRVAQHLGFKKVLNSVGQVYPRSLDFAVVAGLVQTSGAPANLARTLRLMAGHELATEGFQPGQVGSSAMPHKMNARSCERINGLAVVLRGHLTMVEGLVGDQWNEGDVSCSVVRRVALPDAFLAADSLFQTFLTVLDDLGAYPAVIEHELTQYLPFLATTRVLVAAMQAGLGREEAHEIIKEHAVAAALSRREDPQGGTDLLARLANDQRLPLDQAALETLLADPAVFVGNAGAQVDAVISRIAEVVAERPEAAAYYPEKIL from the coding sequence ATGGAAAACGTTCTTGCTTCTCGCTACGCCAGCGCCCCCATGGTCGATCTGTGGTCAACCACCGGCAAAATCATATTGGAACGCCAACTTTGGATTGCCGTCATGGAGGCTCAAAAAGAATTAGGTCTTGATATTTCCGACCAAACTCTTGCCGACTACCAAGCAGTAGTAGAGCAAGTGGATCTAGCCTCTATCCGTAAACGAGAAGAGGTCACCCGCCACGACGTCAAAGCACGGATCGAAGAGTTTTGTGCCCTCGCCGGGCATGAACAAATCCATAAAGGCATGACCTCGCGGGACCTCACCGAAAACGTAGAACAACTCCAGGTTCGTCGCGGGTTAGAAATAATTTTAGATCGTGTAGTGGCTGCCTTGGCTCGCCTTGGGGCCTTAGCTGCCGAGCACCGTGATCAAACCATGGTGGGACGCACCCACAACGTGCCTGCTCAAGCCACCACTCTCGGAAAACGATTCGCCACGGTGGCTGAAGAGCTACTTTTAGCCCACCAGCACCTCGCCGACTTATTGGCCACCTACCCGCTACGCGGCTTAAAAGGCCCGGTAGGGACCCAACAAGATCAACTGGATTTCTTTGACGGTGATATTGACAAAGTAGAGCAATTAGAAAATCGAGTAGCGCAGCACCTTGGGTTCAAGAAAGTACTTAACTCGGTGGGCCAGGTGTACCCAAGGTCATTGGATTTTGCCGTAGTGGCCGGGTTGGTGCAAACCTCTGGGGCACCAGCAAACTTGGCCCGTACGTTGCGACTAATGGCCGGCCACGAACTCGCTACCGAGGGTTTTCAACCGGGCCAGGTCGGGTCATCGGCCATGCCCCACAAAATGAACGCCCGATCATGTGAGCGCATAAATGGACTGGCGGTGGTGTTGCGTGGCCACTTAACCATGGTGGAAGGTTTGGTGGGTGACCAATGGAACGAAGGCGACGTGAGTTGCTCGGTAGTGCGCCGGGTGGCTTTGCCTGACGCTTTTCTGGCCGCTGACAGTTTGTTTCAGACATTTCTTACCGTGCTCGACGACTTGGGGGCCTACCCAGCGGTTATCGAGCACGAACTCACCCAATACCTGCCGTTTTTAGCCACCACCCGAGTATTGGTGGCGGCCATGCAGGCCGGTTTAGGGCGCGAAGAAGCCCATGAGATCATTAAAGAACACGCAGTGGCGGCTGCTTTGTCCCGCCGAGAAGACCCGCAAGGGGGCACCGATTTGTTGGCTCGCTTAGCAAACGATCAACGGTTGCCGCTTGACCAAGCAGCGCTCGAAACGTTGTTAGCCGACCCAGCGGTCTTTGTTGGTAACGCTGGTGCACAGGTAGACGCAGTTATTTCACGCATCGCTGAAGTGGTCGCCGAAAGACCCGAAGCCGCCGCCTACTATCCAGAGAAAATTCTTTAA